From Sporosarcina sp. 6E9, a single genomic window includes:
- the prpE gene encoding bis(5'-nucleosyl)-tetraphosphatase PrpE, whose product MNSYDIIGDIHGCFDELSHLIHKLGYTMENENDIPLHPEGRQLAFVGDAMDRGPDSVKTLNFMFRLQDARKLIYSPGNHCNKFYRYAKGNPIQLQHGIETTVAELKKLPSNQRHFFLKRYVEFYESLPLYQALENKKLIIAHAGIRENLLESTNRKKIRSFVLYGDTTGEIHPNGRPVRKDWAKQYYGRSFIVYGHTPVKEVRFIHNTVNIDTGCVFGGQLTAIRYPEKEIVAIPSSHPFIADRFTDYD is encoded by the coding sequence ATGAATAGTTACGATATTATTGGTGATATACATGGTTGCTTCGATGAGCTTTCTCATTTAATCCACAAGCTCGGTTATACAATGGAAAATGAAAATGATATTCCTCTTCATCCAGAAGGCCGTCAGTTAGCCTTTGTCGGTGATGCCATGGACCGTGGACCAGACTCAGTAAAGACATTAAATTTTATGTTTCGACTTCAGGATGCCAGAAAGCTTATCTATTCCCCAGGAAATCATTGCAACAAGTTCTATCGTTATGCAAAAGGTAATCCAATTCAACTTCAGCACGGAATCGAAACGACTGTAGCTGAGCTTAAGAAGCTTCCATCTAATCAGCGGCATTTTTTTCTAAAGCGTTATGTCGAATTTTATGAGTCTTTACCTTTATATCAAGCCCTGGAAAATAAAAAGCTCATCATCGCACATGCAGGTATTCGTGAAAATCTTCTTGAATCGACTAATAGGAAAAAAATTCGTTCTTTTGTTTTATATGGCGACACAACAGGTGAAATCCATCCAAATGGTCGTCCCGTACGCAAAGACTGGGCGAAACAATATTATGGTCGTTCCTTTATTGTTTATGGCCATACGCCTGTTAAAGAAGTGCGTTTCATACATAATACGGTGAATATCGATACAGGTTGCGTTTTTGGCGGTCAATTAACAGCTATCCGTTACCCCGAAAAAGAAATCGTGGCGATTCCATCTTCCCATCCGTTTATCGCCGATCGTTTTACTGATTATGACTAA
- a CDS encoding RluA family pseudouridine synthase: MIKVNDMRFHLSFNVTEDGIKLRDFLGAQQISKRTLTAVKYNGGTLLVNGIERDVRHILNSSDRIDVYFPPEETSDGLEAEEGDLALVFEDDFLLILDKPAHQSTMPSFNHRSRTIANFVARKFISEKIPSTVHIVTRLDHNTSGLVCIAKNRHIHHLLGNQVSNGTFKRGYAAIVEGHFFPDYIMINEAIGRKDGSIIERIVRSDGQKACTEVHVTDRFVINRQKLTKIELKLHTGRTHQIRVHMKWTGHPIHGDDLYGGSQSLISRQALHCESLQFKHPITNKSLTFTAPLPLDMKRILSHNQ, translated from the coding sequence ATGATTAAGGTTAATGATATGAGATTTCATCTGTCTTTTAATGTGACCGAGGATGGCATAAAGCTACGTGACTTTTTAGGTGCACAACAAATATCGAAACGTACATTAACAGCAGTCAAATATAACGGCGGCACGCTTTTAGTAAATGGCATTGAAAGAGATGTACGTCACATCCTAAATAGTTCAGACCGGATTGACGTATATTTTCCGCCTGAAGAAACAAGTGACGGGCTAGAGGCAGAAGAGGGGGACTTGGCGCTAGTATTTGAAGATGATTTTTTATTAATACTGGATAAACCCGCACATCAAAGTACAATGCCGTCCTTTAATCATCGCTCAAGAACAATCGCCAACTTTGTTGCACGTAAATTCATAAGTGAGAAAATACCTTCAACTGTACATATTGTAACGAGATTGGATCACAATACTTCAGGCTTAGTGTGTATTGCTAAAAATCGGCATATTCATCATTTGCTTGGCAATCAGGTTAGTAATGGAACTTTTAAACGAGGTTATGCTGCCATCGTTGAAGGTCACTTTTTTCCTGATTACATAATGATTAATGAAGCAATTGGTCGAAAAGATGGTAGTATAATTGAACGAATTGTTCGCAGTGATGGACAAAAGGCTTGTACAGAAGTCCATGTTACTGATAGGTTCGTGATAAACCGACAAAAACTGACAAAAATCGAATTAAAACTTCATACGGGTAGAACACACCAAATTCGGGTACATATGAAGTGGACCGGTCATCCGATACATGGGGATGACTTGTACGGTGGCAGTCAATCATTAATTTCACGGCAAGCTTTGCATTGTGAATCATTGCAATTTAAACATCCAATTACAAATAAGTCTTTGACTTTTACAGCACCCCTACCACTTGATATGAAAAGAATTCTTAGTCATAATCAGTAA
- a CDS encoding NAD kinase, with product MRFWIQSRNDELSNRLLLEAKDYLLGFGLIFDEDEPDIVLSIGGDGTLLHAFHKYSHRLKKTAFVGIHTGHLGFYADWKPSEIEKLVISIARKEYDVIEYPLLDVTINYQGDRESLHYLALNESSVKSPDVTLVMDVLLNDKHFERFRGDGLCMSTPSGSTAYSKSNGGALVHPSLPSMQLTEMASINNRVFRTVGSPLVLPDHHKCILKPVNGPDFMVTVDHLQLLHEDVKSIEYEVSSERVRFARFRPFPFWKRVRDSFIDNND from the coding sequence ATGAGATTTTGGATACAATCGAGAAATGACGAATTATCAAATCGTCTTTTACTTGAGGCGAAGGATTATTTACTTGGTTTCGGCCTTATCTTTGACGAAGACGAGCCCGATATTGTTCTATCGATTGGTGGTGATGGAACGTTGCTGCATGCTTTCCATAAATACAGTCATCGGTTAAAGAAAACCGCATTTGTCGGGATACATACCGGCCATTTGGGTTTTTATGCTGATTGGAAGCCGTCTGAAATTGAGAAGCTTGTGATTAGCATAGCTAGAAAAGAATATGACGTAATTGAATATCCACTATTGGACGTAACGATTAATTATCAAGGCGATAGAGAAAGTTTGCATTATTTAGCCCTTAACGAATCATCGGTAAAATCTCCTGATGTCACATTAGTGATGGATGTTTTATTGAACGATAAACATTTTGAACGTTTCCGGGGGGACGGGCTCTGTATGTCTACACCATCCGGCTCGACCGCCTATAGCAAATCCAACGGTGGCGCATTGGTTCACCCGTCATTACCTTCGATGCAGCTAACGGAAATGGCTTCCATTAATAACCGTGTGTTTCGTACTGTTGGTTCTCCGCTAGTATTGCCAGATCATCATAAATGTATATTGAAACCAGTAAATGGACCTGATTTCATGGTAACAGTGGATCATCTGCAATTACTACACGAAGACGTCAAGTCAATCGAATATGAAGTATCATCAGAAAGAGTTCGCTTCGCGAGGTTCCGACCATTCCCATTCTGGAAACGCGTTAGAGACTCCTTTATTGATAATAATGATTAA
- a CDS encoding GTP pyrophosphokinase family protein, with the protein MPQWNKFLEPYKQAVDELKIKLKGIRSQYELEDIHTPVEFVTGRVKPRASIYDKTLEKGIPFEPSDELATELPDIAGLRIMCQFVGDIQSVVEILRQRNDLEVIEERDYISNKKASGYRSYHVIINYPVQTIQGEKTILAEIQIRTLAMNFWASIEHSLNYKYESELPDEISIRLERAAEAAFRLDEEMSLIRDEIQDAQQYFSTYKEDPTRGFDNQDQNARRKK; encoded by the coding sequence ATGCCGCAGTGGAATAAATTTCTAGAACCATACAAACAAGCTGTCGATGAATTGAAGATTAAGCTTAAAGGGATTCGTTCACAATATGAGTTAGAGGATATCCATACACCTGTGGAGTTTGTAACCGGCAGAGTGAAACCACGCGCGAGTATTTATGACAAAACCCTTGAAAAAGGAATTCCATTTGAACCTTCCGACGAATTAGCGACTGAACTGCCAGATATTGCTGGCTTGCGAATCATGTGTCAATTTGTTGGCGATATTCAATCAGTTGTTGAAATTTTACGCCAGCGAAATGATCTTGAAGTTATAGAGGAACGCGATTATATTTCAAATAAAAAGGCAAGTGGCTATCGCTCATACCATGTCATTATTAATTATCCTGTTCAAACGATTCAAGGAGAGAAAACTATTTTAGCTGAAATCCAAATTCGGACATTAGCCATGAACTTTTGGGCATCTATCGAACATTCATTAAATTATAAATATGAAAGCGAGCTTCCTGATGAAATCAGCATTCGTTTAGAACGCGCTGCGGAGGCTGCCTTTCGGTTAGATGAAGAAATGTCACTTATCCGAGATGAAATTCAAGATGCACAACAATACTTTAGTACATACAAAGAAGATCCAACCAGGGGATTCGACAATCAAGATCAGAATGCGAGGCGAAAAAAATGA
- a CDS encoding globin, with the protein MTRKPLIPYEMIGEEKLSELIDLFYEKVAVHPDLHSIFPDDLTETARKQKQFQTQYLGGPNLYSDEHGHPMMKARHNPFPITPVRADAWLACMSEAMDEVGLDGQLREFYYKRLALTARHMVNKGDNS; encoded by the coding sequence ATGACCCGTAAACCTTTGATTCCATATGAAATGATTGGCGAAGAGAAATTATCAGAGCTAATCGATTTATTTTATGAAAAAGTGGCCGTTCATCCTGATTTACACTCTATTTTCCCGGATGACTTAACGGAAACTGCTCGAAAACAAAAACAATTTCAAACTCAATACTTAGGCGGACCTAATTTATATAGTGATGAACATGGACACCCAATGATGAAAGCACGTCATAATCCTTTTCCAATCACTCCTGTACGTGCTGATGCTTGGTTGGCGTGTATGTCTGAGGCAATGGATGAAGTCGGACTCGATGGACAATTACGTGAATTCTATTATAAGCGTCTAGCATTAACTGCTAGACACATGGTGAATAAGGGGGATAATTCGTGA
- a CDS encoding DsbA family protein, giving the protein MISRPMMENPLNPSLLTRPIELYVFIDPTCSECWGLQPILRKLQVAYEKYFTLRIILRTSLPTMNLTCTINDSSYESCEKSHPSFPSIAIKAAEFQGKRAGQRFISKLFEYSYLKSRNVTSFSVLVEIAELLHLDVNEFIRDFTSKNVHRSLQIDFFMAQEMEVEHAPTFVFFNSNIEDEGLKVSGIYEYEIYVQILEELIGQTIIPDCPPPLETLFSRFDTLTTKEIASIYDITEKSAERELKKRLLQQHVQRIAFNETTLWRQKCY; this is encoded by the coding sequence GTGATTTCGCGTCCTATGATGGAAAACCCGTTGAATCCATCCTTATTGACTAGGCCGATTGAATTATATGTTTTTATCGATCCGACATGCAGTGAATGTTGGGGTCTGCAACCTATACTACGTAAATTACAAGTTGCCTACGAAAAGTATTTTACTTTAAGAATTATATTGCGCACATCTCTACCAACGATGAATTTAACTTGTACAATCAATGATAGTTCCTATGAATCTTGTGAGAAATCACACCCATCGTTTCCTTCAATTGCAATTAAAGCCGCAGAATTTCAAGGAAAACGAGCAGGACAACGTTTCATTTCAAAGCTATTTGAATACTCGTATTTGAAATCTCGAAATGTCACATCATTTTCAGTACTCGTTGAAATCGCAGAGCTACTCCATTTAGACGTGAATGAATTCATACGCGATTTCACTTCAAAAAATGTGCATCGCTCATTGCAAATTGATTTTTTCATGGCGCAAGAAATGGAAGTCGAACACGCACCTACTTTCGTATTTTTCAATTCAAATATCGAAGATGAAGGATTAAAAGTGAGTGGCATATATGAATATGAAATATATGTTCAAATTCTCGAGGAGCTTATTGGTCAAACCATTATACCGGACTGCCCTCCTCCACTTGAGACCCTATTTAGTCGATTTGATACACTTACGACAAAGGAAATCGCCAGTATTTACGACATTACCGAAAAGTCTGCAGAACGCGAACTAAAAAAGCGACTTTTACAACAACATGTGCAACGTATAGCGTTTAACGAAACAACATTATGGCGACAAAAATGTTATTAA
- the pepF gene encoding oligoendopeptidase F yields the protein MSNDQKNKVLTRDEVNVEETWRLEDIFASDSAWEQEYKEVDALSNKAESFKGKLEDGADALFDALKYRDELSEKLRRLYVYSHLKSDQDTTNSFYQAMDGRIKTLFVKVSTALSYFLPELLSIDEEKLNAWVEEHEGLRLYKQEFEEVNKQRPHVLPAEQEALLAQLSEVTGQSSETFSMLNNADLKFPKVKNEDGEEVELSHGRYIGFLESGDPRVREEAFKAMYSTYDKYSNTFASTLSGNIKRDNVNARIRNYANAREAAMSNNHIPEQVYDNLVKTINDNVHLLQRYVALRKKVFELDELHMWDLFAPLVKDVDIKYSYEEAAQTMMESFHPLGEEYTSIVKEGLDNRWVDVRENVGKRSGAYSSGAYGTNPYILMNWQDNVSNLFTLAHEFGHSVHSYYSRKHQPFIYSGYSIFVAEVASTVNEAILNDHLLKTTEDEQQRIYLLNNWLDGFRGTVFRQTMFAEFEHLIHELDQQGVALTAEKLTEEYYLLNKKYFGDDLVVDEEIGVEWARIPHFYYNYYVYQYATGYSAAVSLSNQILTEGEPAVERYINNFLKAGSSDYPIEVLKKAGVDMTSSAPIEEACRVFEEKLNELESLLLK from the coding sequence ATGTCGAATGACCAAAAGAATAAAGTATTAACTCGAGACGAAGTAAATGTTGAAGAAACTTGGCGATTAGAAGATATTTTTGCTTCTGACAGTGCCTGGGAACAAGAATATAAAGAAGTTGATGCATTATCTAATAAAGCGGAGTCGTTTAAAGGAAAGCTTGAAGACGGAGCGGATGCTTTATTTGATGCGCTCAAGTACCGTGATGAACTTTCGGAAAAACTACGTCGTTTATATGTGTATTCCCATTTGAAATCAGACCAAGACACGACAAATAGTTTCTATCAAGCAATGGATGGTCGTATCAAAACGCTTTTCGTAAAAGTATCCACTGCACTTTCTTATTTCTTGCCGGAACTCTTATCAATTGATGAAGAAAAACTCAATGCTTGGGTTGAAGAGCATGAGGGGCTTCGTTTGTATAAGCAGGAATTTGAAGAAGTCAATAAGCAACGTCCACATGTATTGCCAGCAGAACAAGAAGCACTTCTGGCACAACTCTCAGAAGTTACAGGTCAATCTTCAGAGACATTCAGCATGTTAAACAATGCGGATCTAAAATTTCCTAAAGTGAAAAATGAAGACGGCGAAGAAGTTGAATTATCGCATGGCCGTTATATCGGATTCTTAGAAAGTGGCGATCCACGCGTTCGTGAAGAAGCATTTAAAGCGATGTATTCGACCTACGATAAGTATTCAAATACTTTTGCCTCAACACTTTCAGGAAATATTAAACGAGATAATGTGAACGCGCGTATCCGGAATTATGCCAATGCCCGAGAAGCCGCCATGTCAAATAATCACATACCAGAGCAAGTATACGATAATCTTGTAAAAACGATTAATGATAATGTTCATTTATTACAAAGGTATGTAGCACTACGTAAAAAAGTTTTCGAACTAGATGAGCTTCATATGTGGGATTTGTTTGCGCCGCTAGTTAAAGACGTAGACATTAAATATTCGTATGAAGAAGCCGCCCAGACAATGATGGAGAGCTTTCACCCATTAGGTGAGGAATATACGTCCATTGTCAAAGAGGGCCTTGACAATCGATGGGTAGACGTTCGAGAAAACGTTGGAAAACGTTCGGGTGCTTATTCATCAGGAGCCTATGGAACAAACCCATATATTTTAATGAACTGGCAAGATAATGTTAGTAACTTATTTACACTCGCTCATGAGTTTGGCCATAGTGTACACAGTTATTATTCACGTAAACATCAACCATTTATCTACAGTGGTTATTCAATATTTGTCGCTGAAGTTGCATCAACAGTGAACGAAGCGATTTTAAACGATCATTTATTGAAAACGACTGAAGATGAACAACAACGAATTTATTTGTTAAATAATTGGTTGGATGGTTTCCGGGGAACTGTTTTCCGTCAAACAATGTTTGCAGAATTTGAACATTTAATTCACGAATTGGATCAACAAGGTGTCGCGTTAACTGCTGAAAAGCTTACAGAAGAATATTACTTATTGAATAAAAAGTACTTTGGTGATGATTTAGTTGTCGATGAGGAAATCGGCGTAGAGTGGGCTAGAATTCCACATTTCTATTATAATTATTATGTTTATCAATACGCAACGGGTTATAGTGCAGCTGTTTCATTAAGCAATCAAATCTTAACGGAAGGCGAGCCTGCTGTCGAACGATATATTAACAACTTCTTGAAAGCAGGGTCATCTGACTATCCAATCGAAGTGCTTAAAAAGGCTGGAGTCGATATGACGAGTTCAGCGCCAATTGAAGAAGCATGCCGCGTCTTCGAAGAGAAGTTAAACGAACTCGAATCACTTTTATTAAAATAA
- a CDS encoding competence protein CoiA, whose product MTAKTEDGTIITLSTKMRREQLREWRNSNLFYCPGCNDTVHLKVGDIVIPHFAHKKDKSCSASFSEGESKEHLQGKHDLFTFFERIGVEVKLEPYFNDLAQRPDLLVTNNTGQIPIEFQCSAIPIKHIKSRTAGYKKAGMAPIWILHTPRKIMALPQGVGIFQLSEFEKSFLTETFPKGINFLTYNPQFERFHYFSSLLHIAGRRYIGLHRTLPIKKQIFPFAQPKNPNEDELQNYATLFLAMRKKFLRNRILHNRKGVNDPFLRNCYELRILPSELPLWIGIPVTHINPFREHPCEWQLAFVHFLHSEKLTVHTICDDFICSFVKNFQGPIDTQLIACMNYRDFLLSLNMESLDNIANFEERQFIELLSHKFLAK is encoded by the coding sequence TTGACTGCAAAAACTGAAGATGGAACAATTATTACCCTTTCAACCAAAATGCGAAGAGAACAATTAAGAGAATGGCGAAACTCGAATTTGTTTTATTGTCCTGGATGCAATGATACTGTGCATTTAAAAGTGGGCGACATAGTAATCCCGCATTTTGCTCATAAAAAAGACAAGTCCTGTTCAGCATCGTTCTCAGAAGGCGAATCGAAAGAACACCTTCAAGGTAAACATGATCTATTCACCTTTTTTGAAAGAATTGGCGTGGAAGTTAAATTAGAACCCTATTTCAATGATTTAGCACAGCGACCTGATCTTCTCGTAACAAACAACACTGGACAAATTCCAATTGAGTTTCAATGTAGCGCTATACCAATCAAACATATTAAGTCAAGAACAGCCGGATATAAAAAAGCGGGTATGGCTCCGATTTGGATCTTACACACGCCTAGAAAAATAATGGCACTCCCCCAAGGTGTCGGTATATTTCAGCTTTCTGAATTTGAAAAAAGTTTTTTAACTGAAACCTTTCCCAAAGGTATTAATTTCCTCACGTATAACCCTCAGTTTGAACGTTTCCATTATTTCAGTAGCCTTCTTCATATAGCAGGTAGACGATATATTGGTTTACACCGAACACTCCCTATCAAGAAACAAATCTTTCCATTCGCTCAACCAAAAAATCCAAATGAAGATGAACTTCAAAACTATGCTACGCTTTTTTTGGCTATGCGTAAAAAGTTTCTGCGAAATCGAATCTTGCATAATCGAAAAGGTGTGAATGATCCATTTCTTCGTAATTGTTATGAACTTAGAATACTACCATCCGAACTTCCGTTATGGATTGGAATTCCCGTCACCCATATAAATCCATTTCGAGAACATCCTTGCGAATGGCAATTAGCATTCGTTCATTTTTTGCATAGTGAGAAATTGACTGTTCATACTATATGTGATGATTTCATATGTAGCTTTGTTAAAAATTTTCAAGGTCCAATAGATACCCAGTTAATCGCATGTATGAACTATCGTGATTTTTTACTGTCGTTGAATATGGAGTCGTTGGATAACATTGCGAACTTTGAAGAAAGGCAATTTATAGAACTACTTTCGCACAAATTCCTTGCAAAGTGA
- the mecA gene encoding adaptor protein MecA, whose product MEIERINENTVKFFLSYMDIEERGFTREEVWYNREKSEELFWDMMDEINDEAEFEAEGPLWIQVHAKKNGIEVTVTRANTADGQLGESPFGSDAEHDVFHDIGGGSFQSMEDILSATENNVEWMENTFEFNEFENVIQLASRMRHYEAKTSLYSYNNKYYLHVVFDSEQMDDKEKTNMFSVLSEFGVPTKTTIHLLEEYGHIIVESDVFTQITKYF is encoded by the coding sequence ATGGAAATAGAACGGATAAATGAAAATACTGTTAAATTTTTTCTTTCATATATGGATATCGAGGAACGTGGGTTTACCCGTGAAGAGGTATGGTATAACCGGGAAAAGAGTGAAGAGCTTTTCTGGGATATGATGGATGAGATTAATGATGAAGCAGAATTCGAGGCGGAAGGCCCGTTATGGATTCAAGTTCATGCGAAGAAAAATGGCATAGAAGTGACGGTTACACGTGCGAATACGGCCGATGGTCAACTTGGTGAATCCCCGTTTGGTTCAGATGCTGAACATGATGTCTTTCATGATATCGGTGGGGGAAGCTTTCAGTCTATGGAAGACATATTAAGTGCTACGGAAAATAACGTGGAATGGATGGAAAACACGTTTGAATTTAATGAGTTCGAAAATGTTATTCAACTTGCCAGTCGGATGCGCCACTATGAAGCGAAGACATCACTCTACTCTTATAACAACAAATACTATCTACATGTTGTATTTGATTCGGAACAGATGGATGATAAAGAAAAAACAAATATGTTTAGTGTACTATCTGAATTCGGAGTTCCTACTAAGACAACAATCCATCTTCTTGAAGAATATGGCCATATAATTGTTGAATCTGATGTTTTTACGCAAATAACAAAGTACTTTTGA
- the spxA gene encoding transcriptional regulator SpxA — protein sequence MVTLFTSPSCTSCRKAKAWLEEHEIPYTERNIFSEPLNIDEIKEILRMTEDGTDEIISTRSKIYQKLNVDVESLPLQRLYELIQEHPGLLRRPIILDEKRLQVGYNEDEIRRFLPRKVRAYQLLEARRMVN from the coding sequence ATGGTCACATTATTCACTTCGCCAAGCTGTACGTCATGCAGAAAAGCAAAAGCATGGTTGGAGGAACATGAAATTCCGTATACAGAACGAAACATCTTTTCAGAGCCTTTGAATATTGATGAGATAAAAGAAATTCTTCGAATGACAGAAGATGGTACCGATGAAATTATCTCAACAAGATCAAAAATCTATCAAAAACTTAATGTCGATGTGGAAAGTCTTCCATTACAACGACTCTACGAATTGATTCAAGAGCATCCGGGTCTGTTAAGACGACCAATCATTCTTGATGAAAAAAGGCTTCAAGTAGGATATAATGAAGATGAAATCCGTCGTTTCCTACCAAGAAAAGTTAGGGCCTATCAGCTGCTTGAAGCGCGGCGCATGGTCAACTAA
- a CDS encoding putative glycoside hydrolase, with translation MKILKWALVLVLAAGIAIPSGVHAAGKSKVENFSEMTYGFESYDEQLVASSTLFRYDSGLTFDYPDAIRGVYVTGHSAGGARFETLVNLMETTDLNAMVIDIKDDYGNITYVPEDDSPLKGLDIGKPYIKNPRAMLEEMEEKQIYPIGRIVVFKDSVLAEKRPELSFVDNGEVWKNGRKEAFVNPFMKEVWDHNIEIAIEAAKMGFQEIQFDYVRFPEGFEKRHESLAYDFEDYKDSELDPVQRRVEAVTDFVAYARERLKPYGVKVSVDIFGYAATLAEAPGIGQNFSKISENVDVISSMIYPSHWTSYFGVSKPDTEPYKIVSEYSKVENKVLDALENRPISRPWIQDFSAPWLGAGNYLNYGKKEVEAQIKALKDNGIDEYLLWNAGNRYTSGVNYKQ, from the coding sequence ATGAAGATATTGAAATGGGCGCTCGTATTAGTACTTGCTGCGGGAATTGCGATTCCGTCAGGTGTACATGCCGCGGGAAAAAGCAAAGTAGAAAACTTTTCAGAAATGACATATGGTTTCGAAAGCTATGATGAACAACTTGTTGCATCTTCCACATTGTTTCGGTATGACTCAGGGCTAACATTTGACTATCCTGATGCAATTCGAGGCGTATATGTAACCGGACATTCAGCTGGTGGGGCAAGATTTGAAACTTTGGTTAATTTAATGGAGACAACGGATTTAAATGCGATGGTTATCGATATCAAAGATGATTATGGCAACATTACATATGTTCCTGAGGATGACTCGCCGTTGAAAGGCTTGGACATCGGAAAGCCTTATATTAAAAATCCGCGTGCCATGTTAGAAGAAATGGAAGAGAAGCAAATTTATCCAATCGGACGAATTGTCGTTTTTAAAGACAGTGTATTGGCAGAAAAGCGACCTGAGTTATCATTTGTCGATAATGGTGAGGTTTGGAAAAATGGTCGAAAAGAAGCTTTTGTGAATCCCTTTATGAAAGAAGTTTGGGATCATAATATTGAAATTGCGATTGAAGCAGCGAAAATGGGATTCCAAGAAATTCAATTTGATTATGTCCGTTTTCCCGAGGGTTTTGAAAAACGCCATGAATCACTAGCATATGATTTCGAGGATTATAAAGACTCTGAACTTGACCCTGTTCAACGACGTGTAGAGGCAGTAACTGATTTCGTTGCCTATGCTCGCGAAAGGTTGAAACCTTATGGCGTTAAAGTTTCTGTCGATATATTTGGTTATGCTGCAACGCTTGCAGAAGCTCCTGGAATTGGTCAAAACTTCTCGAAAATATCCGAAAATGTGGATGTCATTTCATCGATGATTTACCCAAGTCACTGGACATCATACTTTGGCGTTTCAAAACCGGATACAGAACCGTATAAAATTGTCTCTGAGTATTCAAAAGTAGAGAATAAAGTTCTTGACGCACTTGAAAACAGGCCGATTTCTAGGCCGTGGATTCAAGACTTTAGCGCACCATGGCTCGGCGCAGGAAACTATTTGAATTACGGAAAAAAAGAAGTGGAAGCGCAAATTAAAGCTTTGAAAGACAATGGTATTGATGAGTACTTGCTCTGGAATGCAGGAAACCGATATACATCGGGCGTCAACTATAAACAATAA
- the trpS gene encoding tryptophan--tRNA ligase translates to MKTIFSGVQPTGTVTIGNYIGAFRQFTELQYEYDCLFCIVDQHAITVQQDPKELSKTIRSLAALYIASGIDPEKAILFIQSEVPAHAQAGWIMQCLSYIGELERMTQFKDKSDGQEGVSSALLTYPPLMAADILLYNTDIVPVGDDQTQHLELTRDLAERFNNRYGETLKVPEIRIPKHGARIKSLQDPLKKMSKSDPNNRATISLLDTPKQIEKKIKSAVTDSEGIVRFDEENKPGVANLLTIESALSGLSIDDVVSKYDGLRYGDFKAGVAEVVVNHLTPIQEKYYDLLESPKLDSILDDGAERANAIASATLKKMENAMGLGRQR, encoded by the coding sequence ATGAAAACAATTTTTTCAGGCGTACAACCTACAGGAACAGTTACAATCGGGAATTATATTGGGGCGTTCCGCCAATTCACAGAGTTGCAATATGAATATGATTGTTTGTTTTGCATCGTCGACCAACATGCAATCACTGTGCAACAAGATCCTAAAGAATTAAGTAAAACGATTCGTTCACTGGCGGCTCTTTATATCGCGAGCGGCATCGATCCAGAAAAAGCCATCTTATTTATTCAGTCAGAAGTCCCTGCCCATGCACAAGCGGGATGGATAATGCAATGCTTATCCTATATTGGTGAACTTGAGCGAATGACCCAGTTTAAAGATAAGTCAGACGGGCAGGAAGGAGTTTCTTCTGCACTACTCACGTATCCGCCACTCATGGCTGCCGATATCCTTCTTTATAATACAGATATTGTGCCTGTCGGCGATGATCAAACTCAGCATTTGGAACTAACACGTGATCTTGCCGAGCGTTTTAATAATCGCTATGGAGAAACATTAAAAGTACCGGAAATTCGCATTCCAAAACATGGTGCTCGCATAAAATCGCTTCAAGATCCGTTGAAGAAAATGAGTAAATCCGATCCAAATAACAGAGCGACCATTTCCTTACTCGACACGCCTAAACAAATCGAGAAAAAGATTAAAAGTGCAGTGACTGATTCAGAAGGAATCGTTCGATTCGATGAAGAAAATAAACCGGGAGTCGCCAATCTATTGACGATTGAATCTGCCCTAAGTGGTTTATCAATCGATGACGTCGTTTCAAAATATGATGGACTTAGATATGGTGATTTCAAAGCAGGCGTAGCAGAAGTCGTCGTCAATCATTTAACGCCAATCCAAGAAAAGTATTATGATTTACTTGAATCTCCAAAGCTCGACAGCATTTTAGATGACGGAGCAGAAAGAGCCAATGCGATTGCATCGGCTACTCTGAAAAAAATGGAGAACGCGATGGGCCTCGGTAGGCAACGGTAA